In the genome of Gemmatimonadota bacterium, one region contains:
- a CDS encoding PEP-CTERM sorting domain-containing protein, with the protein MKKFAGMALGVAALMAPVAARADVTETRCAGSTGAGTLTCVTAKFALSGGNLQVYLFNGSTAGSKIIASSLQGFGVFGLGGYAGSWTLGSAIWQNYVGVAGVASGDVTADWSFVTSIPGVGVTFNGGADAGGNGGLVTCAGPSGGSGTNYKTCDGSPGPTFSGNEDWMVITLNHTGGTALDAAALTALEWGWKAQRVGANSISLECVSNAAVGTAKYCGTDDSTGGNEGEDDVVPEPATMSLLAMGLAGMAANRRRRRNK; encoded by the coding sequence ATGAAGAAGTTCGCTGGTATGGCACTGGGCGTCGCCGCGCTGATGGCGCCGGTGGCCGCTCGTGCCGACGTAACCGAGACCCGCTGCGCCGGCTCGACGGGGGCCGGAACGCTGACCTGCGTCACCGCCAAGTTCGCGCTCAGCGGCGGCAACCTGCAGGTCTACCTGTTCAACGGCTCGACAGCCGGCAGCAAGATCATCGCTTCCTCGCTGCAGGGCTTCGGCGTGTTCGGGCTTGGCGGGTACGCCGGCAGCTGGACGCTCGGCTCAGCGATCTGGCAGAACTACGTCGGCGTCGCCGGGGTGGCAAGCGGCGATGTCACCGCTGACTGGTCTTTCGTGACGTCGATCCCGGGCGTCGGCGTGACCTTCAACGGTGGCGCGGATGCCGGTGGTAACGGTGGCCTGGTGACCTGCGCCGGCCCGTCCGGCGGCAGCGGCACCAACTACAAGACCTGCGACGGCTCGCCTGGCCCGACGTTCAGCGGCAATGAAGACTGGATGGTCATCACCCTGAACCACACCGGTGGCACCGCGCTCGACGCGGCGGCCCTGACGGCGCTCGAATGGGGCTGGAAGGCGCAGCGCGTCGGCGCAAATTCGATCTCGCTCGAGTGCGTCTCCAATGCGGCAGTCGGCACCGCGAAGTATTGCGGAACCGACGACAGCACCGGCGGCAATGAGGGCGAAGATGACGTCGTCCCTGAGCCGGCCACGATGTCGCTGCTGGCGATGGGCCTCGCGGGCATGGCGGCCAACCGCCGTCGCCGCCGCAACAAGTAA
- a CDS encoding HAMP domain-containing sensor histidine kinase, which produces MTRLSFRTRLFLALFAVSAIPVALISGAGLVYIRTQKLVNGTGNIPDIVRTWTTARKELARVPLSDGAALAVARHDSTLTYVVIASQQKQLLAKNFTEQGPFVFVAAALVLLFGVGVVGVTLSRQFSAPLDEVVDWTDRIGRHAELPDKAEQRAIPEFSALQAALRDLQRGLEQARLVELESERLRAFGEVARRVAHEMKNPLTPIRLAVLQLSRTATPEAREVLDIIAVESSRLEAMAREFAELGRLPEGIAAPVDLQELLVDLLRSAVPESMTHELVANGALPSIEGHYDPLRRAFSNLLRNAVEACEGKGNIAVTLRHVDSQVEVQISDNGPGIAIAKREQIFQPYYTDKGDGTGLGLAIVRQTIEQHHGSIAVTDTPGGGATFLVRFPV; this is translated from the coding sequence GTGACCCGGCTCTCCTTCCGCACCCGTCTCTTCCTCGCGCTCTTCGCCGTGAGTGCCATCCCTGTCGCGCTGATCAGCGGCGCGGGGCTGGTATACATCCGGACGCAGAAGCTGGTCAACGGAACTGGAAACATCCCCGATATCGTCCGGACCTGGACCACCGCCCGCAAGGAGCTGGCCCGGGTCCCCCTCTCGGACGGGGCTGCGCTCGCCGTGGCTCGACACGACTCCACGCTGACCTACGTGGTGATCGCGAGCCAACAGAAGCAGCTGCTCGCGAAGAACTTTACGGAACAGGGCCCCTTTGTCTTTGTGGCGGCGGCGCTGGTACTGCTTTTCGGCGTCGGCGTCGTCGGAGTCACTCTCTCACGACAATTCTCTGCGCCACTCGACGAGGTGGTAGACTGGACCGACCGGATCGGGCGACACGCCGAATTGCCGGACAAGGCCGAACAAAGGGCTATCCCGGAATTTTCGGCGCTCCAGGCGGCGCTCCGTGACCTTCAGCGTGGCCTCGAACAGGCTCGCCTCGTCGAACTCGAATCGGAGCGATTGCGTGCTTTCGGTGAGGTCGCGCGGCGGGTCGCCCACGAGATGAAGAATCCGCTCACCCCGATCCGGCTCGCCGTACTCCAACTCTCACGCACGGCGACGCCTGAAGCCCGCGAGGTGCTCGACATCATCGCCGTCGAGTCATCGCGGCTCGAGGCGATGGCGCGCGAATTCGCCGAGCTTGGTCGCCTTCCCGAAGGGATCGCGGCACCGGTGGACCTGCAGGAATTGCTGGTCGACCTGCTGCGAAGCGCGGTCCCGGAATCGATGACGCACGAGCTGGTGGCAAACGGCGCGCTTCCGTCGATCGAAGGGCACTACGATCCGCTGCGACGCGCCTTCAGCAACCTGCTCCGCAATGCGGTCGAGGCGTGCGAAGGGAAAGGCAACATTGCCGTGACCCTGCGGCACGTCGACAGCCAGGTCGAAGTGCAGATCAGTGACAACGGGCCGGGCATCGCGATCGCGAAGCGGGAACAGATCTTCCAGCCGTACTACACCGACAAGGGCGACGGTACCGGCCTTGGACTCGCCATCGTCCGTCAGACCATTGAACAGCACCACGGCAGTATTGCCGTCACGGACACACCCGGTGGCGGTGCCACTTTCCTCGTCCGGTTTCCCGTATGA
- a CDS encoding sigma-54 dependent transcriptional regulator, with amino-acid sequence MTTRILIIDDETNIRRMVGALLKSEGFEVAEAPNGNAGLLALPEVEPDIILLDLMMPPGPDGLATLEKIRAGDTEIPVIMMSGKAQLADAVRAVQMGAFQFLEKPLAPESLLVALRSAETLVRTQAENRSLRAALGPQPDLVGTSAEIELVRRLIAQVGPTDARVLVLGESGTGKELVANAIHRRSARARLPFVSVNCAAIPRDLVESEMFGHERGAFTGATARRIGRFELADTGTLFLDEVGDLQLDAQAKLLRVLESGEIQRIGAERSQRVDVRVVSATNRRLEEAVAQGSFREDLYFRLNVFPIELPPLRQRLGDLPELVMHLAARLRPRHPPQFTPDALEALARHSWPGNIRELANIVERLAIVAGDEVTAELVPHVLRNTAAATPSSSGDPSPGFVDDGRGLTDRLDDHERGLISGALSQASGNIAEAARMLKTDRGNLYRRMRRLGIRGGVE; translated from the coding sequence ATGACCACGCGCATCCTGATCATCGATGACGAGACCAACATCCGCCGCATGGTGGGTGCCCTGCTCAAATCGGAAGGGTTCGAGGTCGCCGAAGCGCCCAACGGGAATGCCGGGTTGCTGGCGCTTCCCGAAGTGGAGCCCGACATCATCCTGCTCGACCTGATGATGCCGCCCGGCCCCGACGGTCTCGCGACCCTCGAAAAGATTCGCGCCGGCGACACCGAGATCCCGGTGATCATGATGAGTGGCAAGGCGCAACTCGCCGATGCCGTGCGTGCCGTGCAGATGGGCGCATTCCAGTTCCTCGAGAAACCGCTCGCTCCGGAATCGCTTCTGGTCGCACTCCGTTCGGCCGAGACGCTGGTGCGGACCCAGGCCGAGAATCGTTCGTTGCGTGCTGCCCTCGGTCCGCAGCCGGATCTCGTGGGCACCTCAGCGGAAATCGAGCTGGTGCGTCGGCTGATCGCGCAGGTCGGCCCGACTGATGCGCGCGTGCTGGTGCTGGGTGAATCCGGCACCGGCAAGGAGCTGGTCGCCAATGCCATCCATCGCCGCTCGGCGCGAGCCCGGTTGCCGTTCGTCTCGGTGAATTGCGCCGCGATTCCCCGCGACCTGGTCGAGAGCGAGATGTTCGGCCACGAACGTGGTGCCTTCACTGGCGCGACCGCGCGCCGCATCGGGCGCTTCGAACTCGCCGACACCGGCACGCTCTTCCTGGACGAAGTCGGCGACCTGCAACTCGATGCCCAGGCCAAGCTCCTGCGCGTGCTCGAGAGTGGCGAGATTCAGCGGATCGGCGCCGAGCGAAGTCAGCGCGTCGACGTGCGTGTCGTCTCGGCAACGAATCGCCGACTCGAGGAGGCCGTGGCGCAGGGTTCCTTCCGCGAGGATCTGTATTTCCGGCTCAACGTCTTTCCGATCGAGCTGCCGCCATTGCGTCAGCGCCTCGGCGACTTGCCCGAGCTGGTGATGCACCTGGCCGCCCGGCTGCGACCGCGACACCCGCCGCAGTTCACCCCCGATGCCCTCGAAGCGCTCGCACGCCACAGCTGGCCGGGGAACATCCGCGAACTCGCCAACATCGTGGAGCGTCTCGCCATCGTTGCGGGTGACGAGGTCACGGCCGAACTCGTCCCGCACGTCCTGCGCAACACGGCTGCTGCGACGCCGTCGTCGAGCGGCGATCCCTCGCCGGGCTTCGTCGACGACGGGCGCGGCCTGACCGATCGACTCGATGATCACGAACGCGGGCTGATCTCCGGAGCGCTGAGTCAGGCCAGCGGCAACATTGCCGAGGCAGCACGCATGCTGAAAACTGATCGTGGCAACCTGTATCGCCGGATGCGCCGACTCGGCATCCGCGGAGGGGTCGAATGA
- a CDS encoding BamA/TamA family outer membrane protein: protein MNRFPQLASRAVRLAAAGLLLTAWPPLAAQDPAQVLNLGAPAGDTLRGAAPDSVLTRIINRFNDPATTRLEGKLDLAPGASMAGTLALYGNLARIQGTVHGSVIILNGDLRISATGRVEGDIIVVGGRLTVAVGGVITGDTTVFERAAPVSRAPDGTVIRRKPGRSLTDLTTASASFALGPVAATLHLGASAYNRTEGLPIQFGPSFLWRPGQKNTLQLDLNGIFRTASSADANRPDLGWTGALVLRNAGKQPLTFRADAGSVIAPMTARAYSPLESGLSAFLLRRDYRDWFATRGWGLSGEWSPTTALSVSAGMHQSRERSVRATDAFSVFRSGEPWRANPLIDEGRFQTASIGLGYDTRDDKLHPTSGWWLRGELRRVTSGELTPASLPTEVRGTMPVSGYQSDQLDFDARYYLRLNPKNGVHIRAAGGGWIGGDPLLVQQRRAMGGGDPMAGYAFRFLNCDRRLRPDAAEPALCDRDLLLQGEFRRTLELNFNTRVGGYAFGIQRADLVLFGDLGSAWLAGAGRGQVPSNRIQSIGEWRSDVGAGFDAGHFGIYIAKAIADPEPLRVLFRLQRRF, encoded by the coding sequence ATGAACCGCTTCCCGCAACTCGCTTCGCGCGCCGTCAGGCTCGCCGCCGCGGGCCTGCTCCTGACAGCGTGGCCACCACTCGCCGCGCAGGACCCGGCCCAGGTGCTCAACCTCGGGGCCCCCGCCGGCGACACGCTGCGCGGGGCGGCGCCAGACTCGGTGCTGACGCGGATCATCAACCGCTTCAATGACCCAGCCACGACCCGGCTGGAGGGGAAGCTCGATCTCGCGCCCGGCGCAAGCATGGCGGGCACGCTCGCACTCTACGGCAACCTCGCCCGGATTCAGGGCACCGTGCACGGCAGCGTGATCATCCTCAACGGCGACCTGCGAATCAGCGCGACCGGGCGGGTCGAAGGGGATATCATCGTAGTCGGCGGTCGTCTCACCGTGGCGGTGGGCGGAGTGATTACCGGCGACACGACGGTCTTCGAGCGCGCTGCGCCGGTGAGCCGGGCACCCGACGGGACCGTCATCCGGCGGAAACCCGGTCGATCACTGACCGACCTCACCACGGCGTCAGCGAGCTTCGCACTCGGTCCGGTTGCCGCGACGCTGCATCTGGGTGCCAGCGCGTACAATCGCACTGAGGGATTGCCGATCCAGTTTGGACCGAGCTTCCTCTGGCGCCCCGGTCAGAAGAACACCCTGCAACTCGACCTCAACGGAATCTTCCGCACGGCGAGCTCGGCCGATGCGAATCGACCCGACCTGGGCTGGACCGGAGCGCTCGTCCTCCGCAACGCCGGCAAGCAACCGCTCACCTTCCGCGCTGATGCTGGTTCAGTGATCGCGCCGATGACCGCACGCGCCTATTCACCCCTCGAATCCGGACTGTCGGCCTTCCTGCTTCGTCGCGACTACCGCGACTGGTTCGCCACGCGCGGCTGGGGACTCAGCGGCGAGTGGTCGCCGACCACGGCGCTCAGCGTCTCCGCGGGAATGCACCAGTCACGCGAGCGCTCGGTCAGGGCGACCGATGCTTTCTCGGTGTTCCGCAGCGGTGAACCGTGGCGCGCCAATCCGCTCATCGACGAAGGTCGCTTCCAGACCGCGAGCATCGGTCTGGGTTACGACACCCGCGACGACAAGCTCCATCCCACGTCCGGGTGGTGGCTGCGTGGCGAGCTTCGCCGGGTCACCAGCGGCGAACTCACGCCGGCCTCATTGCCGACTGAAGTTCGCGGGACGATGCCGGTTAGCGGCTACCAGTCTGATCAGCTCGATTTCGATGCGCGCTATTACCTGCGACTGAATCCGAAGAACGGCGTGCATATTCGCGCCGCAGGCGGTGGCTGGATTGGCGGGGATCCGTTGCTGGTCCAGCAGCGCCGCGCGATGGGCGGCGGCGACCCCATGGCAGGCTACGCATTCCGTTTCCTCAATTGTGACCGACGCCTTCGACCCGATGCGGCGGAGCCAGCGCTCTGTGATCGCGACCTGCTGCTGCAGGGTGAGTTCCGTCGAACGCTTGAGCTCAATTTCAACACCCGCGTTGGCGGCTATGCCTTCGGCATCCAGCGTGCCGATCTCGTGCTGTTCGGCGATCTCGGTTCGGCGTGGCTTGCCGGAGCGGGGCGTGGTCAGGTGCCCAGCAACCGGATCCAGTCAATCGGTGAGTGGCGCAGCGACGTCGGCGCCGGATTTGACGCCGGGCATTTCGGCATCTACATCGCGAAGGCTATCGCCGACCCCGAACCTCTCCGAGTCCTGTTCCGCCTTCAGCGACGCTTCTGA
- a CDS encoding sugar-transfer associated ATP-grasp domain-containing protein, with product MSSALRFLQRTIAIATAEDIPVWQQWHDLWRFHRLLGMSPGEFDRYDLWDRRRPLTERVAYLSHAEHRIIEKAVNPADAVRALNDKILTTQRLVAAGIPMPKLLGVIGGMSATTGAPTSASIATALSALAAAASPGGIVIKPNRGQGGHGVEVFPRTDRAGLVRPDGSVVSIAAVAAMLANRPVAQWKVEEWLAPHPATARFAPESLATVRILTFRAPDGRINVGPATLKLPIDASGVDNFGAGNLAAPLDLTTGRLGPAVHAITRGKVVVHPRTGERIEDAVLPQVEALVQLASAAAEVLNELTILGWDIALTTDGPRVIEGNAWWSELILQKPHGRGIVAGRFAELLEEHGLGELIEKRRSEMRDER from the coding sequence ATGAGTTCCGCGCTGCGCTTCCTGCAACGCACCATTGCGATTGCCACCGCGGAGGATATTCCGGTGTGGCAGCAGTGGCACGACCTCTGGCGGTTCCATCGCCTCCTGGGAATGTCGCCCGGTGAGTTCGACCGCTACGACCTGTGGGATCGACGACGCCCACTCACGGAGCGGGTCGCCTATCTCTCTCACGCCGAACACCGCATCATCGAGAAGGCGGTCAATCCGGCCGATGCGGTCCGTGCACTCAACGACAAGATTCTCACGACGCAGCGACTGGTGGCGGCGGGAATCCCGATGCCGAAGCTGCTCGGGGTCATCGGCGGCATGTCGGCCACGACTGGAGCGCCGACGAGCGCGTCGATTGCGACCGCCCTCTCCGCTCTGGCCGCGGCGGCTAGCCCGGGCGGCATTGTCATCAAGCCGAATCGAGGACAGGGAGGTCACGGCGTCGAGGTCTTTCCCCGCACTGATCGGGCGGGCCTCGTACGGCCCGATGGCAGCGTGGTCTCCATCGCCGCCGTGGCAGCCATGCTCGCGAACCGGCCCGTGGCGCAATGGAAAGTCGAGGAGTGGCTGGCGCCTCACCCTGCCACGGCCCGGTTTGCGCCGGAATCGCTCGCGACGGTACGGATCCTGACCTTTCGGGCACCCGACGGTCGCATCAATGTCGGTCCGGCCACGCTCAAGTTGCCGATCGATGCGAGTGGCGTCGACAATTTTGGCGCCGGCAATCTCGCGGCGCCACTCGACCTGACAACCGGTCGCCTCGGTCCGGCAGTCCACGCCATCACCCGGGGCAAGGTTGTCGTGCACCCGCGCACGGGGGAACGAATCGAGGACGCAGTGCTGCCTCAGGTCGAGGCGCTGGTTCAGCTGGCCAGTGCCGCGGCCGAGGTCCTCAACGAGCTCACGATTCTCGGCTGGGATATCGCGCTGACCACCGACGGGCCGCGGGTGATCGAGGGCAATGCGTGGTGGAGCGAGTTGATCCTGCAGAAGCCGCATGGCCGCGGGATCGTGGCGGGGAGATTCGCCGAGTTACTGGAGGAGCACGGATTGGGGGAGCTGATCGAGAAACGCAGAAGCGAGATGAGAGATGAGAGATGA
- a CDS encoding HNH endonuclease: protein MRCLALNASFEPLTMVPVRRALRLVIEGKAEIVEADGHEPIRSEHLRLPKPAIIRLVRFVHVPRRFRRQVTNTFLFARDGYTCQYCARPSVELRTRECLTRDHVIPQSRGGTNAWQNVVTACSSCNTRKGSHLPDEIGMHPLRPPMEPHFVHLSWAIRRLSSAQQKYIRIFYGEDALAAFSP from the coding sequence GTGCGCTGTCTCGCCCTCAATGCTTCTTTCGAACCACTCACGATGGTCCCGGTGCGCCGGGCCCTCCGACTTGTCATCGAAGGCAAGGCGGAAATCGTCGAGGCGGATGGCCACGAGCCGATACGCAGCGAACACCTGCGGTTGCCCAAACCTGCGATCATCAGGCTCGTCCGCTTCGTGCATGTTCCCCGCCGCTTCCGTCGCCAGGTCACCAACACATTCCTCTTCGCCCGCGATGGCTACACCTGCCAGTACTGCGCGCGGCCGAGTGTGGAGTTGCGTACGCGCGAATGCCTCACCCGCGACCATGTGATTCCGCAGTCACGCGGGGGAACCAACGCGTGGCAGAATGTGGTGACCGCCTGCTCGTCGTGTAATACCCGGAAGGGAAGCCATCTCCCCGACGAAATCGGGATGCACCCGCTGCGCCCGCCGATGGAACCGCACTTCGTCCACCTCTCCTGGGCGATCCGCCGCCTCTCCTCGGCGCAGCAGAAATACATCCGGATATTTTATGGTGAGGATGCGCTGGCGGCGTTCAGCCCCTAG
- a CDS encoding amidohydrolase family protein translates to MLRLSAPWLLPIAGPAIADGAVLLDEAGRIVAVGPNGSVPRTEQMEQHDLLGAALLPGFVNTHTHLELTGFAGLVEDEDFWSWIKHLIALKATRSDDAFFAAAEQGIRDCWRGGVTTICDTGSTGQVIAALASVGGSGVAHHEVFGPDPDDCGPAMIRFGADLERLGRFATGRVQLGVSPHAPYTVSGPLYRAAAELARAQGLPIAVHVAEPPAESALLADFSGTFADSWRARGIARPTASPISPIAWLEEHGVLSPGTLCIHVINVSDADADLMRRHDCAVAHCPRSNRRHHQLGAPMQRYLDRGLRIGLGTDSVVSVAPLDLLAEARAAQRLTGWNASSALRALTLGGAEALGLEPEIGSLEVGKWGDLTAIRLPAGGDPEAGVLASSLADVSATWLAGRAVHLAGEPRQP, encoded by the coding sequence ATGCTGCGGCTCAGCGCGCCGTGGCTCCTGCCCATCGCCGGGCCGGCGATTGCTGATGGCGCGGTGCTGCTGGATGAAGCGGGGCGGATCGTTGCTGTTGGCCCGAACGGCTCCGTCCCCCGCACCGAGCAGATGGAACAGCACGATCTGCTCGGCGCAGCACTCCTCCCTGGTTTCGTCAACACCCACACGCATCTCGAACTCACCGGCTTCGCAGGCCTGGTCGAAGACGAGGACTTCTGGTCGTGGATCAAGCACCTCATCGCCCTCAAGGCGACGCGGTCTGACGATGCCTTCTTCGCTGCGGCGGAGCAGGGAATCCGCGATTGCTGGCGCGGCGGCGTCACGACTATTTGTGACACCGGCAGCACCGGTCAGGTGATTGCAGCACTCGCGTCGGTCGGTGGCAGTGGCGTCGCGCATCACGAAGTGTTCGGCCCCGATCCCGACGACTGCGGCCCGGCGATGATTCGCTTCGGCGCCGATCTCGAACGCCTCGGCCGCTTCGCAACCGGCCGCGTGCAGCTCGGTGTGTCCCCCCACGCGCCGTACACGGTGAGTGGCCCGCTCTATCGGGCTGCCGCCGAACTGGCCCGCGCCCAGGGACTCCCCATTGCCGTACACGTCGCGGAGCCACCGGCCGAGAGCGCGTTGCTGGCCGACTTCAGCGGCACCTTCGCCGATTCCTGGCGTGCCCGTGGCATCGCCCGCCCAACGGCATCGCCGATTTCCCCGATCGCCTGGCTCGAGGAACACGGCGTGCTGTCTCCCGGCACGCTGTGCATTCACGTCATCAACGTGAGCGATGCTGATGCCGACCTGATGCGCCGGCACGACTGCGCCGTGGCGCACTGTCCCCGTTCCAACCGCCGACATCATCAGCTCGGTGCCCCGATGCAGCGCTACCTCGACCGGGGCCTCCGCATCGGCCTCGGCACCGACTCGGTGGTGAGCGTCGCACCGCTCGACCTCCTCGCCGAGGCACGGGCCGCACAGCGCCTCACCGGGTGGAATGCAAGCTCGGCACTGCGCGCGCTTACGCTGGGTGGGGCCGAGGCGCTCGGACTCGAACCAGAAATCGGTTCGCTCGAAGTGGGGAAGTGGGGTGACCTCACGGCGATCCGTTTACCAGCAGGCGGTGATCCCGAAGCGGGGGTGCTGGCGAGCTCGCTTGCCGACGTTTCGGCCACCTGGCTCGCGGGCCGTGCGGTGCACCTCGCGGGCGAGCCCCGACAGCCTTGA
- a CDS encoding PBP1A family penicillin-binding protein, translating to MPKKPGRLSRWRKSFADGWRRSSLRRRIALVLLAGTAFTLMAIIGAWTRACAGADACPSLAPLAQYDPDQASRVFAADGRPITDFGLIKRTVIGLKEMSPTIPSAFIAVEDKRFYDHHGVDWVRLLGAIKNNILAVSFAKEGFSTITMQLAGNLFPESIDRSKRSGFSGIARKIREARVAMEIEKRYSKEKILELYLNQIFLGNGAYGVESASQRYFGKSARDLNIAEAAMLAAIPKAPGTYNPRRHPDYAVKRRNVVLELMHTDGGITSEEAETWKSYPLALSSRSDFDTHAQYFVEYVRQILTARFGGDLYKAGYRIYTTLDLDAQLAAERSLEAQLEKIESGQLGRFTHQTYADYNEKHQDGDEGGSNTPYLQGAVLVLEARTGNILAMVGGRDYEDSKYNRIVQAERQPGSTFKPIMYSAAVESGRSFDDTEMDEPVSVPMPDGQPNWEPQNYDGKFTNAPMTIREALRRSINSVAVRVGLKVGPEAVRAEAQKFGLTTRIQAVPSVVLGSASVKPLEMIAAYTTFANLGSRVDPNPILRVEDKDGKLLWEPKPRSHQVLDGNTAWTMTTELRGVVTNGTANSAVYRAGFTLPAGGKTGTTNDYNDVWYIGFTRDIVAGVWIGFDRPTKIMAGAQGGKLAAPAWTQMMLEIYQRRKAPGDWSQPEQTAIPVEIDKTTGYRATPFCPEDTREIRYFAPGTAPKEFCPVHSPFRPGGGP from the coding sequence ATGCCCAAGAAGCCCGGGCGGCTCTCCCGCTGGCGGAAGTCCTTCGCTGATGGGTGGCGCCGTTCCTCCCTGCGTCGTCGCATCGCACTCGTCCTCCTCGCCGGCACGGCCTTCACGCTGATGGCGATCATCGGCGCGTGGACTCGCGCCTGCGCCGGTGCCGATGCCTGCCCATCGCTGGCCCCGCTCGCCCAGTACGACCCCGACCAGGCCTCGCGCGTCTTCGCGGCCGATGGGCGCCCGATCACCGACTTCGGCCTGATCAAGCGAACGGTCATCGGGCTGAAGGAGATGTCGCCGACCATTCCGAGTGCCTTCATCGCGGTCGAGGACAAGCGCTTCTACGACCATCACGGTGTCGACTGGGTTCGCCTGCTGGGCGCCATCAAGAACAACATCCTTGCCGTGTCGTTCGCGAAGGAAGGGTTCTCGACCATCACCATGCAGCTGGCGGGTAATCTCTTTCCCGAGTCGATCGATCGCAGCAAGCGCAGCGGCTTCTCCGGCATCGCGCGAAAGATTCGCGAGGCGCGCGTCGCGATGGAAATCGAGAAGCGCTACAGCAAGGAGAAGATCCTCGAGCTCTACCTCAACCAGATCTTCCTGGGCAACGGGGCGTACGGCGTGGAGTCGGCATCGCAGCGCTATTTCGGGAAGTCGGCGCGCGACCTGAACATTGCCGAGGCTGCGATGCTGGCTGCGATCCCGAAGGCACCGGGCACCTACAATCCCCGGCGTCATCCGGACTATGCGGTCAAGCGTCGCAACGTCGTGCTCGAACTGATGCACACCGATGGTGGCATCACCAGCGAGGAAGCGGAGACCTGGAAGTCGTATCCGCTCGCCCTCTCCTCGCGTTCGGATTTCGATACCCACGCCCAGTACTTCGTGGAATACGTGCGGCAGATCCTCACTGCCCGTTTCGGTGGTGATCTCTACAAGGCCGGCTACCGCATCTACACGACGCTCGATCTCGACGCCCAGCTCGCAGCCGAACGCTCCCTCGAGGCCCAGCTCGAGAAGATCGAGAGCGGTCAGCTCGGTCGCTTTACCCACCAGACCTACGCTGATTACAACGAGAAGCACCAGGACGGCGACGAGGGCGGCTCCAACACGCCCTACCTGCAGGGCGCCGTGCTCGTGCTCGAGGCCCGCACTGGCAACATCCTCGCGATGGTGGGCGGCCGCGACTACGAAGACTCCAAGTACAATCGCATCGTGCAAGCAGAGCGTCAGCCCGGATCGACCTTCAAGCCGATCATGTACTCCGCGGCCGTCGAGTCGGGACGCAGTTTCGATGACACCGAAATGGACGAGCCGGTCTCGGTGCCGATGCCCGACGGCCAGCCGAACTGGGAGCCGCAGAACTACGACGGCAAGTTCACCAACGCTCCCATGACGATTCGCGAGGCGCTCCGCAGGTCGATCAATTCCGTAGCGGTGCGAGTCGGGCTCAAGGTCGGGCCCGAGGCCGTGCGTGCCGAGGCGCAGAAGTTCGGGCTCACCACGCGCATTCAGGCGGTGCCCTCGGTCGTGCTCGGCTCGGCGTCGGTCAAGCCGCTCGAGATGATCGCGGCCTACACCACCTTTGCCAATCTCGGCAGCCGGGTGGACCCCAACCCGATTCTCCGGGTGGAAGACAAGGACGGCAAGCTGCTCTGGGAGCCGAAGCCGAGGAGCCATCAGGTGCTCGACGGCAACACCGCGTGGACGATGACCACAGAACTGCGTGGAGTCGTCACCAATGGCACCGCCAACTCGGCCGTCTACCGCGCGGGCTTCACCCTCCCTGCAGGCGGAAAAACCGGCACCACCAACGACTACAACGATGTCTGGTACATCGGGTTTACCCGCGACATCGTGGCCGGCGTCTGGATCGGCTTCGATCGCCCCACCAAGATCATGGCGGGTGCCCAGGGCGGTAAGCTCGCCGCTCCGGCGTGGACGCAGATGATGCTCGAGATCTATCAGCGCCGGAAAGCGCCGGGCGACTGGTCGCAGCCGGAACAGACCGCGATTCCCGTCGAGATCGACAAGACCACCGGCTACCGGGCTACACCATTCTGTCCTGAGGATACCCGGGAGATTCGCTACTTCGCCCCGGGAACGGCGCCCAAGGAATTCTGTCCGGTGCACTCGCCCTTCCGTCCGGGCGGCGGCCCTTGA